The following proteins come from a genomic window of Aspergillus luchuensis IFO 4308 DNA, chromosome 3, nearly complete sequence:
- a CDS encoding uncharacterized protein (COG:Q;~EggNog:ENOG410PUDN;~InterPro:IPR001128,IPR002403,IPR017972,IPR036396;~PFAM:PF00067;~TransMembrane:1 (o18-37i);~go_function: GO:0004497 - monooxygenase activity [Evidence IEA];~go_function: GO:0005506 - iron ion binding [Evidence IEA];~go_function: GO:0016705 - oxidoreductase activity, acting on paired donors, with incorporation or reduction of molecular oxygen [Evidence IEA];~go_function: GO:0020037 - heme binding [Evidence IEA];~go_process: GO:0055114 - oxidation-reduction process [Evidence IEA]), with amino-acid sequence MFTTNTILYLTKLESTTWIWAPVLAAIIFWLLSTPSLKTPLPVINQRQRFEIGGLGSLKRFFKDAHGLIRTGFSQGSAFYLYSEFGPKIVLAPKHADDFRTHPAFSLSNAIAEEFHAHIRGFDPFKQDPALVKDVLRTKLTPSLDKLARPLSEDTRRALGEMFTDDPEWHDLQLKPIVASLISRLSSRVFLGEKLSRNPNWHRVTADYAVHTFMSALFLRMFPRCTRPYVAYVLPFCRKIRNEIKEAEEIITPVVEERRSAKQEAIRQGQQPEHYEDAMQWMEECAKGRPYDPTLAQIALSLAAIHTTSDLLTQTLFYLAEREDVIKALRNEVITVLQNDGWTKSTFNDLKLMDSVLKESQRLKPHSIAGMRRFAQEDVTLSDGTVLPKGTISVLTSEPMWDPTIYPEPETFDAYRFLKMRETPGLETAAQAVSISPQHLAFGLGKHACPGRFFAIALNKIILCHVLLEYDFKVADGWNPTVRKYGFVWQADPVAKVSVRRRKEEIVL; translated from the exons ATGTTTACTAccaatactatattataCCTAACCAAGCTGGAGTCAACAACATGGATCTGGGCTCCAGTCCTAGCAGCGATTATCTTCTGGCTTCTAAGCACTCCGTCCCTTAAGACGCCCCTTCCTGTAATTAATCAGAGGCAACGATTCGAGATCGGAGGCCTGGGCTCCCTAAAACGGTTTTTCAAGGACGCACATGGCTTGATAAGAACTGGATTCAGTCAG GGCAGCGCCTTTTATCTCTACTCGGAATTCGGGCCAAAGATCGTTCTTGCCCCCAAACATGCAGATGACTTTCGTACTCATCCCGCGTTTAGCTTATCGAATGCTATTGCGGAAGAATTTCATGCTCATATTCGAGGGTTTGACCCTTTCAAGCAGGATCCGGCTCTTGTGAAAGATGTTCTACGCACGAAACTGACACCGAGTTTGG ATAAACTGGCTCGGCCTTTATCTGAAGATACTCGTCGTGCGCTAGGAGAGATGTTCACAGATGATCCCG AATGGCATGATCTACAACTGAAGCCAATTGTGGCCAGTCTAATCTCCAGACTGTCATCAAGGGTGTTTCTCGGGGAGAAGTTATCTCGTAACCCGAACTGGCATCGAGTCACGGCCGACTATGCCGTTCACACATTCATGTCCGCTCTATTTCTCCGAATGTTCCCACGCTGCACCAGACCCTATGTGGCATATGTCCTACCATTCTGCCGTAAGATACGCAACGAAATCAAGGAAGCTGAAGAAATCATCACTCCCGTCGTCGAAGAAAGACGGTCCGCCAAGCAAGAAGCCATCCGTCAAGGACAGCAGCCCGAACACTACGAGGACGCGATGCAATGGATGGAAGAATGCGCAAAAGGTCGACCTTACGACCCGACTCTTGCTCAGATAGCACTCTCACTTGCCGCTATACATACTACATCGGACCTGCTCACACAGACGCTCTTCTACCTTGCTGAAAGGGAGGATGTTATTAAGGCGCTCCGAAACGAAGTAATCACAGTTCTGCAAAACGACGGATGGACAAAATCGACGTTCAACGACTTGAAGCTCATGGATAGCGTGTTAAAAGAGAGTCAACGGCTGAAGCCGCACAGTATAG CGGGAATGAGACGCTTCGCACAAGAAGACGTGACCCTCTCCGACGGAACTGTCCTCCCCAAAGGCACAATCTCAGTTCTCACCAGCGAGCCCATGTGGGACCCTACCATCTATCCAGAGCCGGAGACATTCGACGCATACCGCTTTCTGAAAATGCGCGAGACACCCGGTCTTGAAACTGCGGCGCAGGCAGTTTCGATTTCGCCTCAGCATCTGGCGTTCGGGTTGGGGAAGCACGCTTGTCCTGGACGGTTCTTTGCGATTGCTTTGAATAAGATCATCCTGTGTCATGTTCTTCTGGAGTATGATTTCAAGGTGGCTGATGGGTGGAACCCGACGGTGAGGAAGTATGGGTTCGTTTGGCAGGCAGATCCGGTGGCAAAGGTGTCTGttcggaggagaaaggaggagattgTATTGTGA
- a CDS encoding putative succinyl-CoA synthetase subunit alpha (COG:C;~EggNog:ENOG410PK3B;~InterPro:IPR016102,IPR017866,IPR005811,IPR036291, IPR003781;~PFAM:PF02629,PF00549,PF13607;~go_function: GO:0003824 - catalytic activity [Evidence IEA]) — protein sequence MSRLASLSAPARRPLVRASVRQSQGFSTSSRTCSYADTLQNLKIGAHTRVLFQGFTGGSATANVKESLEWGTKIVGGVKPGVEGEHLGLPVFPSVKAAQERAKPDASAIYVPGNQTAKAIEEAIEAEIPLVVAVAEHVPIHDILRIHSMLKTQSKTRLVGANCPGIISAIGKCRIGFQPLPCFAPGNIGIVAKSGTLSYETVASTTRAGLGQSLCISMGGDVLAGTNFVDALKIFEEDPDTEGIILVGEIGGTAEIDAAEWIKDYNQRTANPKPIMALVGGLHAPPGRIMGHAGAWTAIGEPGAKAKYEALERAGVMMVNHPEKFGEGMKSLLKTRGRAGTPSINGGNQRRGLHTMRRIRPNRYGVSQPQQTRSLFIKPFQALDMLRKESIPVNEAAPSESDFFLSLTVDRTALSPCILASTSAGFGPAQTGRFPFAYEGTDFSSTNPLVATVASHLQLPATAHDNLAQLLQGLWRVFREKEAYLLGVRANATSAFEVRDARFGFDDAAFRSSGRQKDVQQLRNPAEEVPEEVEAEKDGIVYVKLKGKGSIGTLVNGAGLAMNTVDALTIHGGHCANFLDTGGKATTETVKSSFRIITSDRRVKAIFVNIFGGLTRCDMIAEGIILAFQEMKMTVPVVVRLRGTNEERGQQMIAESGLPLEAFDSFEAAAKRVINLADKQ from the exons ATGTCCCGCCTGGCTTCATTGTCTGCGCCGGCGAGAAGGCCTCTCGTCCGTGCTTCAGTGAGACAATCACAGGGGTTTTCGACCTCGTCCAGGACCTGCAGTTATGCGGACACGCTACAGAATTTGAAGATAGGAGCTCACACGCGGGTCTTGTTTCAGGGATTTACAGGTGGGTCT GCCACTGCCAACGTCAAGGAGTCCTTAGAATGGGGTACGAAAATCGTCGGGGGCGTTAAGCCGGGCGTCGAAGGAGAGCATCTCGGTCTTCCAGTGTTCCCATCTGTAAAAGCG GCTCAAGAGAGAGCGAAACCGGACGCATCTGCGATCTACGTGCCTGGTAACCAGACTGCAAAGGCGATAGAAGAGGCTATAGAAGCGGAAATTCCTCTTGTTGTAGCAGTGGCAGAACATGTTCCTATCCATGATATTCTTCGA ATCCACTCCATGCTGAAGACACAGTCAAAGACGAGATTGGTCGGAGCCAACTGCCCGGGAATCATCTCTGCAATTGGTAAATGCCGGATCGGATTCCAGCCCCTGCCCTGCTTCGCACCTGGCAATATTGGCATTGTTGCGAAGTCAGGGACTCTGAGCTATGAGACTGTTGCGTCTACAACGCGGGCAGGTCTCGGACAAAGTCTCTGTATCAGCATGGGAGGGGATGTTCTAGCAGGGACTAATTTCGTCGATGCACTGAAGATCTTTGAAGAAGACCCTGACACCGAGGGGATCATCCTGGTTGGCGAGATTGGGGGCACGGCAGAGATCGATGCAGCGGAGTGGATCAAGGACTACAATCAGAGGACTGCTAACCCCAA ACCGATAATGGCCCTCGTTGGAGGCTTGCATGCTCCTCCTGGGCGGATTATGGGCCACGCAGGTGCTTGGACAGCAATTGGGGAGCCCGGCGCGAAGGCCAAGTATGAAGCGCTCGAACGAGCCGGCGTGATGATGGTCAACCATCCCGAGAAGTTCGGAGAGGGAATGAAATCACTTCTGAAAACTCGCGGGCGCGCGGGCACTCCT TCTATCAATGGCGGGAATCAGCGGCGAGGCCTACATACAATGAGGCGCATCAGACCAAACCGTTACGGCGTCTCTCAGCCCCAGCAAACCAGAAGTCTTTTCATTAAGCCGTTCCAGGCTCTCGATATGCTCAGGAAAGAATCAATCCCTGTCAACGAGGCTGCACCCTCCGAGTCGGACTTTTTCTTGTCCCTCACCGTTGATAGGACAGCACTCTCGCCGTGCATTCTTGCCTCCACATCCGCTGGCTTCGGACCAGCACAGACGGGCCGGTTCCCATTTGCATACGAGGGCACGGATTTTAGCAGCACAAACCCCCTGGTTGCAACGGTTGCCTCCCACCTGCAGCTTCCCGCAACGGCACACGACAACCTGGCGCAGCTGCTGCAGGGATTATGGCGGGTTTTCAGGGAAAAGGAGGCGTACCTCCTGGGAGTACGCGCCAACGCCACAAGTGCCTTTGAAGTCCGCGATGCCCGCTTTGGGTTCGATGACGCAGCCTTTCGGAGCTCAGGACGCCAGAAAGATGTACAGCAACTGAGAAACCCAGCAGAAGAGGTGCCTGAGGAAGTCGAAGCCGAGAAGGATGGCATTGTCTACGTCAA ActgaaaggaaagggaagcaTCGGAACCCTAG TGAACGGCGCGGGCCTGGCAATGAACACGGTGGACGCGCTGACGATCCATGGCGGACACTGCGCGAACTTCCTGGATACGGGCGGCAAAGCCACGACCGAGACAGTCAAGTCCTCATTTCGGATCATCACGTCGGACCGACGCGTGAAAGCGATCTTCGTGAACATCTTCGGGGGGTTGACACGGTGCGACATGATCGCGGAAGGGATCATCCTCGCATttcaggagatgaagatgacggtgCCCGTGGTGGTACGACTGCGCGGGACAAACGAGGAGCGTGGGCAGCAGATG ATCGCGGAGAGTGGGTTGCCACTGGAGGCATTTGACAGTTTCGAAGCGGCAGCAAAGCGAGTGATTAACTTGGCCGACAAACAGTAA
- a CDS encoding uncharacterized protein (COG:S;~EggNog:ENOG410PSUY) gives MAAAHASSNSKATPPATTPPTASASATSELQSSLRELSLANKSPIKDIPRPTPPTSVPKQHHHTVKKKKEPAPVADSWEDEVDSASASDPEGGAADISSTSPATSSRFASPALSPSIRYTEGPLDPPPTPISPQTSASQPPWPTYGGRSEARSPARRPEKQTAVAGRMIAGALGIRAPKRTEEQRAYDRAVKEQEIKRRNKEKEEAAKAKEEEEKAKAAVWDM, from the exons ATGGCGGCCGCACATGCCAGTTCCAATTCCAAGG ccacaccaccagcaacaacaccgccaacagcatcagcatcagcaaccTCCGAACTACAATCCTCTCTCCGCGAACTCTCCCTCGCCAATAAAAGCCCCATTAAAGATATTCCCCGACCGACTCCCCCCACCTCTGTCCccaaacaacaccatcacacggtgaagaagaagaaagagcccGCTCCCGTCGCCGACTCCTGGGAAGATGAAGTAGACTCGGCCTCCGCCTCTGACCccgaaggaggagcagccgacatctcatccacctcccccgcTACCTCCTCCCGCTTCGCCAGCCCCGCATTGTCACCTTCTATCCGTTACACTGAAGGCCCCTTGGACCCCCCACCCACGCCCATCTCACCGCAGACGTCTGCATCGCAGCCGCCGTGGCCTACTTATGGTGGACGATCAGAGGCGAGATCGCCGGCGAGGAGGCCGGAGAAGCAGACGGCTGTAGCGGGGAGGATGATTGCGGGGGCGCTGGGAATTCGGGCGCCCAAGCGCACGGAGGAGCAACGGGCGTATGACCGCGCGGTGAAAGAGCAAGAGATTAAGCGGCGGaataaggaaaaggaggaggcggcgaaggcgaaggaagaggaagagaaggctaAGGCGGCAGTGTGGGACATGTGA
- a CDS encoding SUMO family protein SMT3 (COG:O;~EggNog:ENOG410PQVP;~InterPro:IPR029071,IPR022617,IPR000626;~PFAM:PF00240,PF11976;~go_function: GO:0005515 - protein binding [Evidence IEA]) — MKDPGVQHPILFLLLSVIYHVHQLLLLVRLSASALAHNLDPFKAANRFPSPPSSLFPSTTMADSGEAPAAVEHLNIKVTDNNNEVFFKIKRTTQLKKLMDAFCERQGKQPSTVRFLFDGTRVRPEDTPDTLEMADGDTLEVHQEQIGG; from the exons ATGAAAGATCCCGGAG TTCAACACCccatcctttttcttcttctctcagtCATTTATCACGtccaccagcttcttctcctcgtccgtCTCTCCGCCAGTGCTCTAGCGCATAACCTCGATCCCTTCAAAGCGGCAAACAGG TTTCCAAGCCCTCCATCGTCTTTATTCCCTTCTACAACAATGGCCGACTCCGGAGAGGCCCCCGCGGCTGTCGAGCACCTCAACATCAAGGTgaccgacaacaacaatgaagTGTTCTTCAAGATCAAGCGCACAACccagttgaagaagttgatggaCGCGTTCTGCGAAAGGCAAGGAAAGCAGCCATCTACGGTCCGCTTCCTTTTCGATGGCACCCGTGTGCGCCCTGAAGATACACCCGATACT CTCGAGATGGCCGATGGGGACACTCTTGAAGTGCACCAGGAACAAATCGGTGGCTAG
- the NUP84 gene encoding nucleoporin Nup84/Nup107 family protein (COG:U,Y;~EggNog:ENOG410PM2X;~InterPro:IPR007252;~PFAM:PF04121;~go_component: GO:0005643 - nuclear pore [Evidence IEA];~go_function: GO:0017056 - structural constituent of nuclear pore [Evidence IEA]), which yields MDEEGDDMEPNEDEDMEDDYVDEDEESEEEAADALNGSESPLDLGFAPNGHYGIDAATPDLFTSAGAQEALHPLRRTADRVTRQIEAFAEKLDRFKQKGNRSEDLSNYQAAYNLVKSYQTLAQDAISDITKQNTLKRAKLGLGAARSNGSASFDPKTAEELRRLQLEADTWRLLLNLISRDDPPRRADSKKSQESIFQNLHRYSPDRDVWDQFLTADHYATECVIILKWLERSAKYSTQDVDYLISELESQAERGQGSWSHGWLYTKETIKGQKRLRAWPQPLEPNDPGITATLLSSDKSEPLVTQLDPDAVTRQRQSLQKQDQFYERATWMTCWKMLRHGESWFKIREWCAERLETWRAVSICGTSVDVETHTGRTPVDDGHTRLMNWRSQESWRAACSALARNPHAEDFERAVYALLCGETEAAFKVCHTWDDYLFVHFNSVLLSRYQGFCKQFQRKLSHSPTTPVAFVPEPAGYAEFNKFVQYTRGNERVGSEARNPYRTIQATILGKGYDAFFYSLAQAVSQVANNKSDASSFVPDVSPTSVDDSLVIAAEDGDALRIATHLYIVAHSIGYVRADTQFYNTACVNVIGYIANLESLGVVDIIPLYASLLPEDLTRSVLAQVLIEIVDPRERKNLVRLMEKHGIDVEAVLQTQWEWLSVNVSAIDHSRTVKRHPKVVNRKDGNLELVPVKTDFIGTEISESDENVIRSLEWLRYVDGQWGRICQLGSLLYRKFYISGRLSAARELCRRMKLSDISREMFGFDISEFSLDVAAMQEVNTPEPSSPTKSRLLSSPHKRSRSRTNGVASGSQASILLQQSQTMRDLEVLILALDALERYAINYEKLENNKRRRDSGMLKDLREGLQEALDDTSVQIDVMLDEWLVNYENEAEKEELEEIRNTYIPEVFLDYHNTMYFSAHVLSSELLVQCMNLATQVAEVEHLTSSFVAARRVGELMNALAVSSKSMVNTHAKPGVRLLGGESLGIWAPQVSDEENDTTQEQ from the exons atggatgaggagggagacgaCATGGAGCccaatgaggatgaagacatgGAAGATGATTACgttgacgaagacgaggaatcagaggaagaggccgcTGACGCGCTGAATGGAAGCGAATCACCACTGGATCTAGGGTTCGCTCCAAATGGACATT ATGGTATAGATGCCGCAACACCGGACTTGTTTACGTCGGCAGGCGCGCAGGAGGCCTTGCATCCCCTTCGCCGCACCGCAGATCGAGTCACGCGCCAGATTGAGGCCTTCGCCGAAAAACTGGATCGTTTCAAACAAAAAGGAAACCGCTCGGAGGACTTGTCGAACTACCAAGCTGCCTATAACCTGGTGAAGAGCTACCAGACCCTCGCGCAAGATGCAATCAGCGACATCACGAAACAAAACACCTTGAAACGGGCTAAGCTTGGATTGGGTGCTGCTCGAAGCAACGGATCCGCATCGTTCGATCCCAAGACTGCAGAGGAGCTCCGGCGTCTACAATTGGAAGCCGACACTTGGCGACTTCTCCTCAACCTTATTAGCAGGGACGATCCGCCCCGCAGAGCCGACTCCAAGAAGTCGCAAGAATCTATCTTCCAGAATCTACACCGGTACTCCCCCGATCGCGACGTCTGGGACCAATTCTTGACTGCGGACCATTATGCGACGGAATGCGTTATCATCCTGAAGTGGCTCGAACGCTCGGCCAAATACAGCACGCAAGATGTGGACTATCTAATCTCTGAGTTAGAGTCACAGGCCGAAAGAGGGCAGGGATCATGGTCCCATGGATGGCTTTACACGAAGGAAACAATCAAGGGACAGAAGCGACTGCGAGCCTGGCCCCAACCCCTCGAACCCAATGACCCGGGCATCACCGCTACGCTTCTGAGCTCGGATAAGTCGGAGCCACTAGTCACCCAATTAGATCCGGACGCCGTCACCCGCCAAAGGCAGAGCCTACAGAAGCAGGATCAGTTCTACGAGCGCGCTACATGGATGACGTGCTGGAAGATGCTCAGACATGGGGAGAGTTGGTTCAAGATCCGCGAATGGTGTGCAGAGCGGTTGGAAACATGGCGAGCCGTCAGCATCTGTGGTACTAGCGTGGATGTTGAAACACACACTGGAAGAACACCTGTGGATGATGGGCACACACGCCTGATGAACTGGCGTTCCCAAGAGTCCTGGAGGGCCGCCTGTAGTGCTTTGGCACGGAATCCACACGCCGAGGATTTTGAGCGGGCGGTTTATGCGTTGCTCTGCGGCGAAACAGAGGCAGCCTTCAAGGTCTGTCATACCTGGGATGACTATCTTTTCGTGCACTTCAACAGCGTCCTCCTGTCTCGCTACCAGGGATTCTGCAAGCAGTTCCAGCGGAAGCTAAGCCATTCGCCTACAACTCCTGTTGCCTTTGTGCCTGAACCGGCAGGATATGCCGAATTCAATAAATTCGTGCAGTACACTAGAGGAAACGAGCGCGTTGGAAGCGAGGCACGGAACCCGTACCGCACTATCCAAGCGACAATCTTGGGCAAAGGATACGACGCATTCTTCTATTCCTTGGCCCAGGCAGTGTCCCAGGTTGCGAACAACAAATCGGATGCATCATCCTTCGTTCCTGATGTGTCACCTACCTCCGTCGATGACAGTCTTGTCATTGCTGCAGAGGACGGCGATGCGCTCCGGATTGCCACCCATCTTTACATCGTCGCTCATTCCATTGGATACGTTCGCGCCGACACTCAATTCTACAACACTGCCTGCGTGAACGTAATCGGGTATATCGCTAACCTGGAATCCCTCGGTGTTGTGGATATCATTCCGCTTTAcgcttcccttctcccggAGGATTTGACGAGGTCTGTTCTGGCTCAGGTATTGATCGAGATTGTTGATCCacgggagagaaagaaccTGGTTCGGTTGATGGAGAAGCACGGTATCGACGTCGAGGCTGTCCTGCAGACCCAGTGGGAGTGGCTGAGCGTGAATGTCTCTGCCATCGACCACTCCAGGACGGTCAAGCGGCACCCGAAGGTTGTCAACCGCAAGGATGGCAACCTTGAATTGGTCCCGGTCAAGACGGATTTCATTGGAACCGAGATATCGGAGAGTGATGAGAATGTCATACGCAGTCTTGAATGGCTTCGCTACGTGGATGGACAGTGGGGGCGAATCTGTCAGCTCGGATCTTTGTTGTACCGCAAGTTCTATA TTTCGGGTCGACTCTCTGCAGCTCGGGAGCTGTGTCGGCGGATGAAGCTATCCGACATCTCGCGGGAAATGTTCGGCTTTGACATTTCGGAGTTTAGCCTCGATGTGGCGGCGATGCAAGAGGTCAACACCCCAGAACCTTCCAGTCCGACGAAGTCGAGGTTGCTCAGCTCCCCTCACAAGCGTTCTCGGTCGCGAACCAACGGAGTTGCGTCGGGAAGCCAGGCGAGCATCTTACTCCAGCAATCGCAGACCATGCGTGACCTGGAGGTCCTTATCCTGGCATTGGACGCTCTGGAGAGATATGCCATAAATTATGAAAAACTAGAAAA CAACAAACGGCGGCGTGATTCGGGTATGCTCAAGGACCTGAGAGAAGGGCTACAGGAAGCCCTGGATGATACTAGCGTCCAAATCGATGTCATGTTGGACGAGTGGCTGGTCAACTACGAGAATG AagccgagaaggaggagttggaggagattCGTAACACCTACATTCCCGAAGTGTTCCTCGATTACCACAATACGATGTATTTCTCGGCTCATGTGCTCAGCAGCGAGCTCTTGGTGCAGTGCATGAACTTGGCAACCCAGGTGGCCGAAGTGGAGCATCTGACGAGCAGCTTCGTTGCGGCCCGCCGCGTTGGAGAGCTGATGAACGCGTTGGCAGTGTCCAGCAAATCCATGGTGAACACGCACGCGAAGCCCGGCGTCAGGCTACTGGGAGGAGAGTCGTTGGGGATCTGGGCCCCGCAGGTGTCTGACGAGGAGAACGACACGACCCAGGAGCAATGA
- a CDS encoding Zn(II)2Cys6 transcription factor (COG:S;~EggNog:ENOG410Q27X;~InterPro:IPR036864,IPR021858,IPR001138;~PFAM:PF00172;~TransMembrane:1 (i170-187o);~go_function: GO:0000981 - DNA-binding transcription factor activity, RNA polymerase II-specific [Evidence IEA];~go_function: GO:0008270 - zinc ion binding [Evidence IEA];~go_process: GO:0006355 - regulation of transcription, DNA-templated [Evidence IEA]), with protein sequence MRRQRAFTHRSRNGCRTCRSRHIKCDETPNACRNCTSTGRKCDGYTQYRLPSRKVTLPVSKPSKSLILCLPGLDSDERRCLQFFEHNTIPMLVGYADSEVWQRLVLQMCHREPAVCHAVVALSAFHEDYERSIKTLKSKPDHRHHHFALEQYNRSMAMLRRRIQSNDPQVRGITLMCCITFIILELLEGDYTNAFAHLQQGLNILKTQSANHTLTTERILAKAFLQLNTPRAYWNGPDVVVTGHPPKGSVSEVAYEITPIYSIAEAKERLRVLMNNIFHLQSLCNLFFRGEQDPALNSLTLSAKQTTLHHDLTDFTLDLKSFISSHKSNNTAWTLRETRSVDVILTHVATLTSMLGCSLDTTELGYDNFLPEFKRINHLCERIIATFVTEYGSYENLPTMVTDIGVLPSLFWCCVRCRDAETRERALQLLKVWPHREGFYDSYLIVNICRGLIDIEDEGRDAGGFIPRESRVHTHTIEVAEDRRSMVIRYVLAGGGGEGQERVVVLG encoded by the exons ATGAGAAGACAAAGAGCATTCACCCATAGATCCAGAAATGGATGCCGCACCTGTCG GTCCCGCCATATCAAATGTGATGAAACCCCAAATGCATGCCGCAACTGCACTTCCACAGGGCGCAAATGCGACGGGTACACTCAATATCGACTACCTTCTCGTAAGGTGACACTCCCAGTGTCCAAACCATCAAAGAGCCTCATCCTCTGTCTCCCTGGTCTGGATTCCGATGAGCGTCGATGTCTCCAATTCTTCGAGCacaacaccatccccatGCTAGTGGGGTATGCGGACTCGGAAGTATGGCAACGTCTCGTACTACAAATGTGTCACAGAGAACCTGCCGTCTGCCACGCAGTAGTCGCGCTCAGTGCCTTTCATGAAGACTACGAACGGAGCATCAAAACTTTGAAATCAAAACCCGatcaccgccatcaccactTCGCATTGGAGCAATACAACCGCTCCATGGCAATGCTGCGCCGGCGCATCCAATCCAATGACCCCCAAGTCCGTGGCATCACACTCATGTGCTGTatcaccttcatcatcctcgaacTCCTCGAGGGGGACTACACCAACGCGTTCGCCCATCTCCAACAAGGCCTCAACATCCTGAAAACCCAATCAGCTAATCACACACTAACCACCGAGCGCATCCTCGCCAAAGCCTTCCTGCAGCTCAACACCCCACGAGCCTACTGGAACGGCCCTGACGTCGTCGTAACCGGCCACCCGCCCAAGGGCAGCGTTTCGGAAGTAGCATACGAGATCACGCCAATCTACAGCATCGCCGAAGCAAAAGAGCGTCTACGCGTGCTAATgaacaacatcttccacctTCAATCCCTCtgcaacctcttcttccgcggcGAACAAGACCCAGCCCTCAACTCTCTAACCCTCTCCGCAAAACAAACCACCCTCCACCACGACTTAACAGACTTCACCCTCGACCTCAAAtcattcatctcctcccacaaatccaacaacaccgcctGGACGTTACGAGAAACTCGCAGCGTGGACGTCATCCTCACGCACGTAGCAACCCTCACCAGCATGCTCGGCTGTTCCCTCGACACGACGGAACTAGGTTACGACAACTTCCTACCTGAGTTCAAGCGCATCAACCACCTCTGTGAACGAATCATAGCCACTTTCGTGACTGAATACGGGAGTTACGAGAACCTCCCCACCATGGTTACTGATATCGGGGTCCTGCCATCGTTGTTCTGGTGCTGTGTGAGGTGTCGGGATGCTGAGACCAGAGAGCGAGCGCTTCAATTGCTGAAGGTGTGGCCCCATCGCGAGGGATTTTATGACTCGTATCTGATTGTGAATATTTGTCGAGGGCTGATTGAtattgaggatgaggggagggaTGCTGGGGGGTTTATCCCGAGGGAGTCCCGTGTACACACGCATACAATTGAAGTTGCGGAGGATCGGAGGAGTATGGTTATCAGGTATGTGTtggctggtggtgggggtgagGGGCAGGAacgggtggtggtgcttggATAA